ACGCCGACCCGGTGGCGGCCTTCCGGACCGCCTCCGCCACCGCGGGCGCGACGGAGGTGTCGAACACGCTCGGCACGATGAACGACGCGTTGAGCCGGTCGCCGTCCACCACGTCGGCGATCGCGTTCGCGGCGGCGATCAGCATCGAGTCGGTGATGGTGCGGGCGTGCGCGTCCAGCAGGCCCCGGAACACGCCGGGGAACGCCAGCACGTTGTTGATCTGGTTGGGGAAGTCGCTGCGCCCGGTGGCGACCACGGCGGCGTGCTTCTGCGCCTCCATCGGGTCGATCTCCGGGTCCGGGTTGGCCAGGGCGAACACGATCGCGTCGGAGTTCATCGTGGCGACCTGCTCGGCGCCGAACAGGTTCGGCGCCGAGACGCCGATGAACACGTCCGCGCCGACCAGCGCGTCGTGCAGCCGGCCGCTGACGTTGTCCTTGTTCGTCGCCGCCGCGATCGACTTCAGGTTGTCGTCCAGGCCGGGCCGGTCGCGGTGCACGATGCCGTCCACGTCGACCGCGACCACGTCACCGGGCTCCTGCTTGAGCAGCAGCCGGATGATCGCGCTGCCCGCCGCGCCGACGCCGCACACCACGAGCTTGCAGTCGGAGATCTTCTTGCCGACCACGCGCAGGGCGTTGCGCAGCGCGCCGACCACGACGATCGCGGTGCCGTGCTGGTCGTCGTGGAACACCGGGATGTCCAGCTTCTCCCGCAGCCGCGCCTCGATCTCGAAGCAGCGCGGCGCGGCGATGTCCTCCAGGTTGATGCCGCCGTAGACGGGGGCGATCAGCTCCACCGCGCGGATGATCTCCTCGGTGTCCTGGGTGTCCAGGCAGACCGGCCAGGCGTCGACGCCCGCGAACTTCTTGAACAGCGCGGCCTTGCCCTCCATCACCGGCAGCGCGGCGGCGGGGCCGATGTTGCCCAGGCCGAGCACGGCCGAGCCGTCGGTGACCACGGCGACCGTGTTGCGCTTGATGGTGAGCCGGCGGGCGTCGTCCGGGTTCTCCGCGATGGCCATGCAGACCCGGGCGACGCCGGGGGTGTAGGCGCGGGAGAGGTCGTCGCGGTTGCGCAGCGGCACCTTGGACGAGATCTCGATCTTGCCGCCGAGGTGGACCAGGAACGTCCGGTCGGACACCTT
This genomic window from Saccharothrix sp. HUAS TT1 contains:
- a CDS encoding NAD-dependent malic enzyme, with translation MPVPGPGYSITVRLEAPPSASAAGDLTSAVGRAGGVITAFDVVESHTDRVIIDLTCNALSANHAKDITDTLELLPGIVVRKVSDRTFLVHLGGKIEISSKVPLRNRDDLSRAYTPGVARVCMAIAENPDDARRLTIKRNTVAVVTDGSAVLGLGNIGPAAALPVMEGKAALFKKFAGVDAWPVCLDTQDTEEIIRAVELIAPVYGGINLEDIAAPRCFEIEARLREKLDIPVFHDDQHGTAIVVVGALRNALRVVGKKISDCKLVVCGVGAAGSAIIRLLLKQEPGDVVAVDVDGIVHRDRPGLDDNLKSIAAATNKDNVSGRLHDALVGADVFIGVSAPNLFGAEQVATMNSDAIVFALANPDPEIDPMEAQKHAAVVATGRSDFPNQINNVLAFPGVFRGLLDAHARTITDSMLIAAANAIADVVDGDRLNASFIVPSVFDTSVAPAVAEAVRKAATGSA